One stretch of Hevea brasiliensis isolate MT/VB/25A 57/8 chromosome 12, ASM3005281v1, whole genome shotgun sequence DNA includes these proteins:
- the LOC110657059 gene encoding RING-H2 finger protein ATL54 — translation MAKKHRKLFPTLSATNQTGDCPDFCDPTCPYNCYPYADYYYLPPPPPPPPLPSLLPQEHHLSPYVIIIVSLLASFFLLVSYYVIIAKSCPGWCSSRNSRQPQDEADNTDGDILNENQVDHPIWFITTAGLQQSIINSITVCKYKKGEGLIEGTECSVCLSEFQQGQTLRLLPKCNHAFHIYCIDTWLRSHTNCPLCRAHIVNDPVTAPLISVNQNPDNQNTIVRTHMENSEIDGESGHSQERNELSANRDGTEEEGEIVNVGNERILKEDINSSENGDLEKICESGDDFQVVKSEIQPMRRSVSMDSLTAASKYLGLTNTPAVELEESSVNQIENSEQTDSGIVSKQSAFKQMGSSSITQHLHKHPVAMKRSFSCGGRFFQSGQNRNLNSILPL, via the coding sequence ATGGCAAAGAAGCATAGAAAACTCTTCCCAACCCTAAGTGCAACAAACCAAACTGGAGATTGTCCTGATTTCTGCGACCCAACCTGCCCTTATAACTGCTATCCTTATGCAGATTACTATTACCtgcctccaccaccaccacctccacctcttCCTTCTCTGTTACCCCAAGAGCATCACTTATCACCTTATGTGATCATTATAGTTTCTTTGCTGGCTAGTTTCTTCCTTCTTGTTAGCTATTATGTTATCATAGCGAAGTCCTGCCCTGGTTGGTGCAGTTCAAGGAACAGCAGGCAGCCACAAGATGAAGCGGATAATACGGATGGAGATATTCTTAATGAGAACCAAGTTGATCATCCGATTTGGTTTATCACCACAGCTGGTTTGCAACAGTCAATTATAAATTCGATCACAGTTTGTAAGTACAAGAAAGGCGAAGGGCTGATTGAGGGCACCGAGTGTTCAGTTTGCTTGAGTGAGTTTCAACAAGGCCAGACTCTTAGGCTCTTGCCTAAGTGCAACCATGCCTTCCACATTTATTGTATTGATACATGGTTAAGATCTCACACTAATTGCCCATTGTGTCGTGCACACATAGTCAATGACCCTGTGACCGCTCCCCTTATTTCGGTGAATCAGAATCCTGATAATCAGAACACAATTGTCAGAACCCACATGGAGAATTCTGAAATTGATGGTGAATCAGGCCATTCTCAGGAGAGAAATGAACTTTCTGCAAACAGGGATGGAACAGAGGAGGAAGGTGAAATAGTAAATGTTGGTAATGAAAGAATCTTAAAGGAGGATATAAATTCTTCTGAAAATGGTGATCTTGAGAAAATTTGTGAGTCTGGTGACGATTTTCAGGTTGTGAAAAGTGAAATACAGCCAATGAGAAGATCTGTTTCAATGGATTCTTTAACAGCTGCATCTAAGTATCTTGGTCTGACCAATACTCCCGCAGTTGAATTGGAGGAGAGTTCGGTTAATCAGATAGAAAACAGTGAGCAAACCGATTCAGGTATTGTTTCGAAGCAAAGTGCATTTAAGCAAATGGGCAGTTCTTCCATCACACAACATCTGCACAAACATCCGGTTGCTATGAAAAGATCATTTTCATGCGGTGGGAGGTTTTTCCAATCGGGACAAAACCGAAACCTGAATTCAATTCTACCCTTGTAA